One genomic window of Punica granatum isolate Tunisia-2019 chromosome 1, ASM765513v2, whole genome shotgun sequence includes the following:
- the LOC116192032 gene encoding protein DOWN-REGULATED IN DIF1 11-like, with amino-acid sequence MATSVGTVSAFVILSLSAILIPLAASYELKPKPEDFLNECKRKMGLECGDAININLFGRGTPPYFDDCCHKLVEMGRECHDGVVTKHLLLKPQDYADKILQKSVRVWNHCVRVVEYQERHGSKF; translated from the coding sequence ATGGCGACGAGCGTCGGTACCGTTTCCGCCTTTGTTATTCTCTCGCTCAGTGCGATCCTGATCCCACTGGCAGCTTCATACGAGCTTAAGCCGAAGCCGGAGGATTTCCTAAACGAGTGCAAGAGGAAGATGGGGCTGGAGTGCGGGGACGCGATCAACATTAACTTGTTCGGGCGGGGGACACCACCATACTTCGATGATTGCTGTCATAAGCTTGTGGAGATGGGGCGAGAGTGTCACGACGGCGTGGTCACAAAGCACCTTCTGCTGAAGCCCCAGGACTATGCGGACAAGATCTTGCAGAAAAGCGTCAGGGTCTGGAACCACTGCGTTCGGGTTGTTGAGTACCAGGAAAGGCACGGCAGCAAGTTTTAA